In Halalkalicoccus subterraneus, one DNA window encodes the following:
- a CDS encoding carboxypeptidase-like regulatory domain-containing protein: MTVAFACLFLVSSIVAVSGAVIATPTSLETADRINNVNTACGAVTSSLSVDLRDQNNRPIADTSVTIVNKKTGDQVFTGSIDANGQLITQLPEGQYEVIVPDRSKVVYLNKDRSVEFVIPVQEVEEPLTAVDDPPVEIGEPADEAALETTLPQTDNSTPGPAIEIEPAKVPHALSILLSSTLVRHLCRISIDNLFLTILFK; the protein is encoded by the coding sequence GTGACGGTCGCCTTCGCCTGTTTATTTCTGGTGAGTTCGATTGTCGCAGTCAGTGGAGCCGTTATTGCTACTCCTACCTCTCTCGAAACGGCAGATCGGATTAACAACGTCAATACTGCGTGCGGTGCGGTCACAAGCTCGCTCTCGGTGGACCTTAGAGACCAGAACAATCGACCAATTGCTGATACATCTGTCACCATTGTCAACAAGAAAACCGGTGATCAGGTCTTCACTGGGTCGATAGACGCGAACGGGCAGCTGATCACTCAACTGCCAGAGGGACAATATGAAGTTATTGTCCCCGACCGATCGAAGGTTGTTTACCTCAACAAAGATAGATCGGTTGAGTTCGTCATCCCCGTGCAAGAGGTTGAAGAACCGCTGACTGCGGTCGATGACCCGCCAGTGGAGATCGGTGAACCGGCAGATGAAGCCGCCCTCGAAACAACACTACCACAGACAGATAACAGCACACCTGGTCCAGCTATCGAGATCGAGCCGGCTAAAGTACCGCACGCACTCTCTATTCTGTTATCCTCAACGCTAGTTAGGCATCTCTGTCGAATTAGTATAGACAATTTGTTTCTAACCATATTATTTAAATAG
- a CDS encoding DUF7563 family protein, translating into MPQCDECDHHVTADFHRVFADNDGRLFGCPNCLSATAIKNGKATGL; encoded by the coding sequence ATGCCCCAGTGTGATGAGTGTGACCACCACGTAACGGCCGATTTCCACCGCGTCTTCGCCGATAACGACGGGAGGCTCTTCGGCTGTCCAAACTGTCTGAGTGCAACCGCAATCAAGAACGGGAAAGCAACGGGCCTCTGA
- a CDS encoding universal stress protein: MISHVLAPMNDSEMATKAFEFALETYTDAEFTVLNVIGVPTWHMGSATGLALSGDLSETAQAQAESVFEAAREVARRHDVEITTVIDLGDPSQAIIKRAEDFDIVVIGGHERKLSSRLLVGNVAATVTRQSPVPVTVVE, translated from the coding sequence ATGATATCCCATGTCTTGGCTCCGATGAATGACTCTGAGATGGCTACGAAGGCTTTCGAATTCGCGCTTGAAACGTATACTGATGCCGAATTCACGGTTCTCAACGTCATTGGTGTCCCTACGTGGCATATGGGTAGCGCAACCGGATTGGCGCTTTCAGGTGATCTTTCAGAGACGGCGCAAGCTCAAGCAGAGAGCGTCTTCGAGGCGGCTCGTGAAGTGGCTCGTAGACACGATGTCGAGATTACAACCGTCATTGATTTGGGCGATCCATCACAAGCGATCATTAAGCGAGCTGAAGACTTCGATATCGTCGTCATTGGGGGTCATGAACGCAAGCTTTCGTCACGGCTACTGGTCGGAAACGTCGCTGCAACGGTCACTCGCCAATCACCGGTGCCAGTGACGGTCGTTGAGTAA
- a CDS encoding PQQ-dependent sugar dehydrogenase has translation MEPTELIVNLDVPWDLTFTPTNDLFVTERTGTLLRFMADDVLAIAENEAAPLDATAVSTVNQHSFLGDHLLGITTHPEFPNPSFLYVYVSVKEGSEQYNQVLCYDPQADDPEATLEIIVNRIEGDHTIGGRVAFGPEDDLWVLVGTKDKQRAQDPTVLGGSVLRLTPDGDSAPSNPSLGVDADPRVVSYGHRNPQGIDWLPTGVPVLTDHGPTGHDELNCHLDGENYGWPTVRTEPEYEAHPDYERPLVNTGPDETWAPANCVRYTGDAIPAWHNRLLVATLQGMGLSIITLRPPDVDQPPVEGDAHRYDADWFDKRYTATAHQTLSGVLGRIRNVAQGPDGTLLATSSNRDGLAPDAGQFPREHDDVLVQLQPALE, from the coding sequence GTGGAACCAACCGAACTCATCGTCAATCTTGACGTGCCCTGGGACCTCACGTTCACACCGACGAACGACCTGTTCGTAACTGAACGGACAGGAACGCTGCTTCGGTTCATGGCCGACGATGTACTGGCCATCGCTGAAAACGAGGCGGCTCCACTCGATGCCACCGCTGTTTCTACAGTAAACCAACACAGCTTCCTCGGCGATCATCTCCTTGGGATTACCACTCACCCAGAATTTCCTAATCCATCGTTCTTGTACGTCTACGTCTCGGTTAAGGAGGGATCGGAACAGTACAATCAGGTACTCTGCTACGACCCGCAAGCGGACGATCCTGAAGCGACACTCGAAATCATTGTCAACCGTATCGAGGGGGATCACACGATCGGCGGCCGAGTCGCGTTCGGCCCGGAGGACGACCTTTGGGTGCTGGTCGGAACAAAAGACAAACAGCGAGCGCAGGACCCCACCGTTCTCGGCGGGAGTGTCCTTCGACTCACGCCCGACGGCGACTCGGCACCGTCGAACCCATCGCTGGGCGTCGATGCCGATCCACGGGTGGTGAGTTACGGCCATCGAAACCCACAGGGCATTGACTGGCTCCCGACAGGTGTCCCGGTTCTGACTGACCACGGGCCCACTGGTCACGACGAGCTCAATTGTCACTTGGACGGCGAAAATTACGGGTGGCCAACCGTTCGGACCGAGCCCGAATACGAGGCCCATCCTGACTACGAACGCCCGCTTGTTAATACTGGGCCGGACGAGACATGGGCACCCGCAAATTGTGTTCGGTACACCGGCGATGCGATTCCTGCGTGGCACAACCGTCTGCTCGTTGCAACACTTCAGGGGATGGGACTGTCGATCATTACGTTACGCCCACCCGATGTGGACCAACCACCGGTAGAAGGGGACGCACACCGGTACGACGCAGATTGGTTTGACAAGCGCTACACGGCAACAGCGCATCAAACATTAAGTGGGGTACTCGGCCGAATTCGGAACGTCGCTCAGGGCCCGGACGGGACGCTTTTAGCCACTTCTTCAAACCGAGATGGGTTGGCACCCGATGCCGGACAGTTCCCTCGTGAGCACGACGACGTACTTGTGCAACTACAGCCCGCCTTGGAATGA
- a CDS encoding DUF5789 family protein — MKFGSLADDLATCEYPVDCTELIEAYGEATLQLPNGTQSLQNVLVPFEDERFDSQEDVRRAVIGSVNKDGVGREGYSDRTPPALGVDDDREPDSF, encoded by the coding sequence GTGAAGTTTGGGTCACTGGCCGACGATCTCGCAACCTGCGAGTACCCGGTTGACTGTACTGAGCTGATTGAGGCATACGGTGAAGCGACCTTGCAGCTTCCAAACGGGACACAATCGCTTCAGAACGTGCTTGTGCCCTTCGAGGACGAACGCTTTGATTCTCAGGAGGACGTCCGGCGAGCTGTTATCGGGTCGGTGAACAAAGATGGAGTCGGACGAGAAGGTTATAGTGATCGAACACCGCCGGCGCTTGGAGTTGACGACGATCGAGAGCCGGACTCCTTCTGA
- a CDS encoding type IV secretion system DNA-binding domain-containing protein: MTWDRSQEPMPNAELVNYFSRATPEKIHEHLTRDGHEDLTAAASAINPETERQAGSVFVTAQQQITDLFVGDFAESGEFSIREYIQNPDGRVLVLNYPTRQSGTIASVFRYLIDQSIMHGMDNPDRSAYYLLDEIEHLDATIKRLGELINVGRGVNCQAILSLQSVAQLEDTYGKERAHTIEPLN, translated from the coding sequence ATGACATGGGATCGATCCCAGGAACCAATGCCGAACGCCGAGCTCGTGAACTACTTCTCACGAGCGACACCCGAGAAGATACACGAGCACCTCACTCGGGACGGTCACGAGGACCTGACGGCCGCCGCGAGTGCCATCAATCCTGAGACGGAACGGCAGGCTGGATCCGTATTCGTGACCGCGCAACAGCAGATCACGGATCTGTTCGTCGGTGACTTCGCGGAGAGCGGCGAGTTCTCGATTCGGGAGTACATCCAGAACCCCGACGGGCGGGTCTTGGTACTCAATTACCCAACCCGGCAGTCCGGCACGATCGCGTCCGTGTTCCGCTACCTGATCGACCAGTCGATCATGCACGGTATGGACAATCCGGACCGGTCGGCGTACTACCTCCTCGACGAGATCGAGCACCTGGACGCGACGATCAAGCGCCTCGGCGAACTGATCAACGTCGGTCGGGGCGTTAACTGTCAGGCGATTCTCTCGCTTCAGTCCGTGGCACAACTCGAGGACACGTATGGAAAAGAACGTGCCCATACGATTGAACCGCTCAATTGA
- a CDS encoding type II toxin-antitoxin system VapC family toxin has protein sequence MILDTSFLLDVRHGDSGAIRLASQLDSDHVYQRVSSITIAELFAGVPRSSNPNREQENIISVVLSKEVVSIDERIAQRAGRLHGEFYNDGTPVEMHDCLIGATAIGFEEPVVTRNIDHFNRFDDVAVHEY, from the coding sequence GTGATCCTCGATACGAGTTTTCTACTAGACGTTCGACACGGTGATAGCGGGGCGATCCGACTGGCGAGCCAGCTTGATTCGGACCACGTCTATCAGCGCGTGTCATCGATAACCATTGCAGAACTCTTTGCGGGCGTTCCGCGCTCGTCAAACCCAAATAGAGAACAGGAAAACATCATTAGCGTCGTTTTGTCGAAGGAGGTCGTCTCAATTGATGAACGCATCGCACAGCGCGCTGGACGCCTACACGGCGAGTTCTACAACGATGGAACGCCAGTGGAGATGCACGACTGTCTTATTGGAGCAACGGCGATCGGCTTCGAGGAGCCTGTCGTGACGCGTAATATCGATCACTTCAATCGTTTTGATGACGTTGCTGTCCACGAGTATTGA
- a CDS encoding antitoxin VapB family protein, translating to MASTDTKTIALSERAYDLLAAKKREGESFNDVVERLAGDRPLLDMVGTGEADDGYERAVTDARESIDRSTDRYASEFDANESDSAADH from the coding sequence ATGGCATCGACCGACACAAAAACGATCGCACTTAGTGAACGCGCATACGATCTGTTAGCCGCGAAAAAGCGCGAGGGAGAGTCGTTCAACGACGTTGTCGAGCGACTTGCAGGCGATCGCCCACTACTCGATATGGTTGGAACAGGGGAAGCTGACGACGGATACGAGCGCGCAGTCACCGACGCCCGCGAAAGCATTGACCGATCAACCGACCGCTACGCGAGCGAATTCGACGCAAATGAATCAGATTCGGCGGCGGATCACTAG
- a CDS encoding DUF7342 family protein produces MSEFSRDRVQSWTKSMSARERIRAVAETLREPQSVNWISDQADAAWSTTNEELHDLVEQGQLRRVEAGEKTLYQSNYTRLLFEEIRTLIEENPREELRSELTAITEEIEGWQATYDVETWEDLELSLADGTLASDELRERRDVIAFWRENEEDRRLIKHALELYSDVESAREQMTTVTDRATS; encoded by the coding sequence ATGTCCGAGTTCTCGCGAGATAGGGTCCAGTCGTGGACCAAGTCGATGAGCGCGCGCGAACGCATTCGGGCGGTCGCCGAGACGCTTCGCGAACCCCAATCAGTCAACTGGATCAGCGATCAAGCAGACGCCGCCTGGAGTACGACTAACGAGGAACTTCACGATCTCGTTGAGCAGGGCCAGCTGCGCCGCGTCGAGGCCGGCGAGAAGACACTCTATCAATCCAACTACACGCGATTGCTCTTTGAGGAAATCCGCACGCTCATCGAGGAGAATCCACGCGAGGAGCTTCGGAGCGAATTGACTGCGATCACCGAGGAGATTGAGGGGTGGCAGGCGACCTACGACGTTGAGACGTGGGAGGATCTCGAACTGTCGCTTGCCGACGGTACTCTCGCAAGTGATGAGCTCCGTGAACGCCGGGATGTCATCGCGTTCTGGCGTGAAAACGAGGAAGATCGTCGACTGATCAAGCACGCACTAGAACTCTACTCGGATGTTGAATCCGCTCGCGAACAGATGACTACTGTGACAGACCGTGCCACGAGCTAA
- a CDS encoding VOC family protein: protein MEPKITLVTLGVDDINESIRFYRDGLGFPMQEREDDSDVAFFDLEGTWLSLYPREKPAEDATVSNDETGFSRVTLAHNVPTKETVESILKEVESAGGRIIKPAQDVFWGGYSGYFADPNGHLWEVAYPELTAE, encoded by the coding sequence ATGGAACCGAAAATTACACTCGTAACCCTCGGTGTTGACGACATCAATGAGTCCATTCGCTTCTATCGAGACGGGCTTGGATTCCCAATGCAGGAACGGGAGGACGACAGTGACGTAGCATTTTTTGATCTTGAAGGAACGTGGCTTTCACTCTATCCACGGGAGAAGCCTGCCGAGGATGCGACTGTCTCTAACGACGAAACCGGATTCTCCAGAGTTACCTTAGCACACAATGTACCGACCAAGGAAACAGTTGAATCGATACTCAAAGAAGTAGAATCCGCTGGCGGTCGTATAATTAAGCCAGCTCAAGACGTCTTTTGGGGAGGGTATTCTGGATATTTTGCCGATCCCAATGGCCATCTTTGGGAAGTCGCATACCCTGAACTTACTGCTGAATAA
- a CDS encoding carboxypeptidase regulatory-like domain-containing protein: protein MLTAGCTGWGTDGAGDNPGEEPNQSDNLENEQNNTSDESEDTSGTPLGSEGSSDTSDTESDDSDPPSTSLQSGDSDDSESASGDSDANAPDSSDGDTDAEHRSLTVTVTDTDGNPVEGVDVTATHEASGEERTLTTDGDGTVVFNVLDGEFALSAGGATESVTVDGDTETTLETDSDASGGDGDAPVENDEQQEDSDTDESDEETPDGDDPDEEPSEDPEEPEDPPEDPNDSEEPNETNDSNDSNESNETDDERTTLTVTLVDAETSESLDGEVQVYLEGYGTQLTRNTTDGTVTFDEDLPNTSEPGGDTYHVGLDANVDGYSTVEGITSPGSEISTGDDLDITMELVQDPEIHDVQFTVVDNRTGEPIEGASIEALGGRLPSGMDMMFGGETNANGEFSTTAAEHDSYELNIKAPGYLGVTPTISITDDTNRTIALESEHLQPPDEPNESNPPNESAV, encoded by the coding sequence ATGCTCACGGCGGGATGTACGGGATGGGGAACTGACGGAGCAGGGGACAACCCAGGTGAAGAGCCCAACCAGTCCGACAATCTCGAGAACGAACAGAACAACACTTCGGACGAGAGCGAGGACACCTCGGGGACGCCACTCGGCTCCGAGGGAAGCTCGGACACATCCGATACTGAGAGCGACGACTCGGACCCGCCATCGACGAGTTTGCAGTCCGGCGACTCCGACGATAGCGAATCAGCAAGCGGTGATTCGGATGCCAACGCCCCGGACTCAAGCGACGGTGATACCGATGCAGAACACCGTTCGCTTACCGTCACCGTTACTGACACCGACGGCAACCCGGTCGAAGGGGTCGACGTCACGGCCACGCACGAGGCGTCCGGCGAAGAACGGACACTTACTACTGACGGCGATGGCACGGTTGTTTTCAACGTCCTCGACGGCGAGTTTGCCCTCTCGGCTGGTGGGGCCACCGAGTCCGTGACAGTTGACGGCGATACGGAGACGACGCTCGAGACGGACAGTGATGCCTCTGGTGGCGACGGGGACGCCCCCGTCGAGAACGACGAGCAGCAAGAGGACAGCGACACCGACGAATCGGATGAAGAGACTCCCGACGGGGATGACCCCGATGAGGAGCCATCTGAAGATCCTGAAGAGCCCGAGGACCCACCGGAGGACCCGAACGACTCCGAAGAGCCCAACGAAACGAACGACTCCAACGACTCGAATGAGTCCAACGAGACCGACGACGAGCGCACTACGCTGACCGTCACACTCGTCGACGCTGAGACGAGCGAGAGCCTCGATGGCGAGGTCCAAGTCTACCTAGAAGGGTACGGCACGCAACTCACGCGCAACACCACTGACGGCACGGTCACGTTCGACGAAGACCTCCCGAACACGAGTGAACCCGGCGGCGATACCTACCACGTCGGGTTGGACGCGAACGTCGATGGCTACTCGACTGTCGAGGGTATCACGTCACCCGGCAGTGAAATTTCGACGGGCGACGACCTCGACATCACAATGGAGCTCGTTCAAGACCCGGAGATCCACGACGTGCAGTTTACCGTCGTCGATAACCGGACCGGCGAGCCCATCGAAGGGGCGTCGATCGAGGCGCTTGGCGGGCGACTGCCGAGCGGTATGGACATGATGTTCGGCGGCGAGACGAACGCCAACGGTGAATTCTCGACGACGGCCGCCGAACACGATAGTTACGAACTCAATATCAAAGCGCCCGGATATTTGGGGGTGACGCCGACCATCTCGATAACGGACGATACAAACCGGACGATTGCGTTAGAGTCGGAGCATCTGCAACCCCCGGACGAACCGAACGAATCTAACCCCCCGAACGAAAGCGCAGTGTAG
- a CDS encoding PIN domain-containing protein — MDNSVLSDYLRSDNPHHEQAADVIESYDGAWYLPTPVLWEALRYGAQASRKPGVTETEAALNWADPLPVTAGAVTETAMIEAELLDQGTPINPLDMLIAGIVREAGAEIVTRDSDFSRIGGLRVANIDE, encoded by the coding sequence TTGGACAATAGCGTCCTGAGCGACTATCTTCGCTCCGACAACCCTCACCATGAGCAGGCGGCCGACGTGATCGAGTCCTACGATGGGGCGTGGTATCTCCCGACGCCAGTACTGTGGGAAGCTCTGCGATACGGAGCACAGGCCTCTCGGAAGCCCGGTGTTACCGAGACTGAAGCAGCGCTAAATTGGGCCGATCCCCTTCCGGTGACAGCGGGCGCGGTCACGGAGACGGCCATGATTGAGGCCGAACTTCTCGACCAGGGCACACCGATCAACCCTCTGGATATGCTAATAGCAGGAATCGTCCGCGAAGCGGGCGCGGAGATCGTTACCCGTGATAGTGATTTCAGCCGTATTGGCGGGCTCCGAGTCGCCAATATTGACGAGTAG
- a CDS encoding antitoxin VapB family protein produces MATKTLTITEDAYERLKAHKRGDESFSDVVNRLSKSRDDPTKARGLWDDIDAGRDHEEKHQQLGEEIDEHYDEMFGQ; encoded by the coding sequence ATGGCTACAAAGACACTCACGATCACCGAGGACGCATATGAGCGCCTGAAAGCTCACAAGCGCGGTGACGAGAGCTTCAGCGATGTGGTAAACCGGCTCTCGAAGTCAAGAGATGACCCGACAAAAGCTCGAGGACTCTGGGATGACATCGATGCAGGGCGGGACCACGAGGAGAAACATCAGCAACTCGGCGAGGAGATAGACGAGCACTACGATGAGATGTTTGGACAATAG